One Aegilops tauschii subsp. strangulata cultivar AL8/78 chromosome 7, Aet v6.0, whole genome shotgun sequence genomic window carries:
- the LOC109784170 gene encoding uncharacterized protein, with protein sequence MCRGTVDDLRPLGPRRLDVRAFYLRLSSSSHSSASPPPAELTLVYRPAIGGAALELAGRALPPACPAEATLLRVRGAADGADDAPAYASADRVSAAEGARFEVYAGQELAAEGAFFPRRRLDGGGWHVECRRPVGSRSHSRVAEVLVLAEGGVLIRARARAARRAGCATPLEGIPEEDASSWGSCECGACGDEWQMVGDSSSDEDDGDKLKEEEVEAETMRWALEMGAWAVCVGVGLLATARQFSRRRAALR encoded by the coding sequence ATGTGCAGAGGGACGGTGGACGACCTCCGCCCGCTCGGGCCCCGGCGGCTCGACGTGCGCGCCTTCTACCTccgcctctcctcctcctcccactcaTCCGCGTCGCCACCGCCCGCGGAGCTCACGCTCGTCTACCGCCCGGCCATCGGCGGCGCCGCGCTGGAGCTGGCCGGCCGCGCGCTCCCGCCGGCGTGCCCCGCCGAGGCCACCCTCCTGCGCGTCCGCGGCGCGGCCGACGGTGCGGACGACGCGCCGGCGTACGCGAGCGCCGACCGCGTCTCGGCCGCCGAGGGCGCGCGCTTCGAGGTGTACGCCGGGCAGGAGCTCGCGGCGGAGGGCGCCTTCTTCCCGCGGCGCCGGCTCGACGGAGGCGGGTGGCACGTCGAGTGCCGCCGGCCGGTCGGGTCGCGTTCGCACTCGCGGGTGGCGGAGGTGCTGGTCCTCGCGGAGGGCGGCGTGCTCATAAGGGCCAGGGCCCGAGCGGCGAGGCGGGCCGGGTGCGCGACGCCGCTGGAGGGGATACCGGAGGAGGACGCGTCCTCGTGGGGGTCGTGCGAGTGCGGGGCTTGCGGGGACGAGTGGCAGATGGTCGGAGACAGCAGCAGCGATGAAGACGACGGCGACAAGTTGaaggaggaagaggtggaggcCGAGACGATGCGGTGGGCGCTGGAGATGGGCGCCTGGGCGGTGTGCGTCGGGGTCGGCTTGCTCGCCACCGCCCGCCAGTTCAGCCGGAGGAGGGCCGCGCTCCGGTGA
- the LOC109784167 gene encoding WAT1-related protein At1g09380-like isoform X2, protein MGCRPTVAMLLVQVGFAGNNLLSKMALDSGASPYVLISCRSLIAAVFLAPFAVYFESMAVSEVLFFVGFQSTGPTVACAIGNIVPALTFAIAAALRMEAVRLGTLAGKAKVAGTLVCVGGSMIMPLYKGPLLKVPASPVHWRYAEHAAIVAAEVPPASTGLGDALVILSAVAWAAWLVMQNKASEDFSAPYTSTTIMSLIVSVECAVVSAAVDRSLAVWNLGLGIRLYTVLYMGIVGWGVTFAVMAWRIQVRGPLFVSMFNPVVLVVVAVLGWASLDEQLHVGSAIGSALIIGGLYMVLWGKGSEMSRPAALVDGKGGSEITAKGPEPKNDHADSSLLV, encoded by the exons ATGGGGTGCCGGCCCACCGTCGCCATGCTGCTAGTGCAGGTCGGCTTCGCCGGCAACAACCTGCTGTCCAAGATGGCGTTGGACAGCGGCGCCAGCCCATACGTGCTCATCTCCTGCCGGAGCCTCATAGCCGCCGTCTTCCTCGCGCCCTTCGCCGTCTACTTCGAGAG CATGGCGGTGAGCGAGGTGCTCTTCTTCGTGGGGTTTCAGTCCACCGGCCCGACCGTGGCCTGCGCGATTGGCAACATCGTCCCCGCCCTCACCTTCGCCATAGCCGCCGCGCTGAGGATGGAGGCTGTGCGGCTCGGGACTCTCGCCGGGAAGGCAAAGGTGGCCGGCACGCTCGTCTGCGTGGGCGGCTCCATGATCATGCCCTTGTACAAGGGCCCGCTCCTCAAGGTCCCGGCCTCCCCTGTCCACTGGCGCTACGCGGAGCACGCCGCCATCGTCGCCGCGGAGGTGCCACCGGCCAGTACTGGCCTCGGCGACGCCCTTGTCATCCTCAGCGCCGTCGCCTGGGCCGCCTGGCTCGTCATGCAG AACAAGGCGTCGGAGGATTTCTCGGCGCCGTACACCAGCACGACGATCATGTCCCTCATAGTATCGGTCGAGTGCGCGGTCGTCAGCGCCGCCGTGGACCGGAGCCTCGCCGTGTGGAACCTTGGGCTCGGCATCAGGCTCTACACCGTGCTCTACATG GGGATCGTTGGCTGGGGTGTCACGTTCGCAGTGATGGCGTGGCGCATCCAGGTGCGCGGCCCGCTCTTCGTCTCCATGTTCAACCCAGTGGtgctcgtcgtcgtcgccgttcTCGGGTGGGCTAGCCTCGACGAGCAGCTGCACGTCGGAAG TGCGATAGGTTCTGCTCTCATTATTGGTGGGTTGTACATGGTGCTGTGGGGCAAGGGGAGTGAGATGAGCAGACCGGCGGCCCTAGTCGACGGCAAAGGTGGATCGGAGATCACCGCGAAGGGCCCGGAGCCGAAGAACGACCACGCCGATTCCTCCTTGCTGGTTTGA
- the LOC109784167 gene encoding WAT1-related protein At1g09380-like isoform X1 produces MGCRPTVAMLLVQVGFAGNNLLSKMALDSGASPYVLISCRSLIAAVFLAPFAVYFERNKWAMITKKVIIQILISSTLGMAVSEVLFFVGFQSTGPTVACAIGNIVPALTFAIAAALRMEAVRLGTLAGKAKVAGTLVCVGGSMIMPLYKGPLLKVPASPVHWRYAEHAAIVAAEVPPASTGLGDALVILSAVAWAAWLVMQNKASEDFSAPYTSTTIMSLIVSVECAVVSAAVDRSLAVWNLGLGIRLYTVLYMGIVGWGVTFAVMAWRIQVRGPLFVSMFNPVVLVVVAVLGWASLDEQLHVGSAIGSALIIGGLYMVLWGKGSEMSRPAALVDGKGGSEITAKGPEPKNDHADSSLLV; encoded by the exons ATGGGGTGCCGGCCCACCGTCGCCATGCTGCTAGTGCAGGTCGGCTTCGCCGGCAACAACCTGCTGTCCAAGATGGCGTTGGACAGCGGCGCCAGCCCATACGTGCTCATCTCCTGCCGGAGCCTCATAGCCGCCGTCTTCCTCGCGCCCTTCGCCGTCTACTTCGAGAG GAATAAATGGGCGATGATCACCAAGAAAGTAATTATCCAGATACTCATTTCGTCCACTCTCGG CATGGCGGTGAGCGAGGTGCTCTTCTTCGTGGGGTTTCAGTCCACCGGCCCGACCGTGGCCTGCGCGATTGGCAACATCGTCCCCGCCCTCACCTTCGCCATAGCCGCCGCGCTGAGGATGGAGGCTGTGCGGCTCGGGACTCTCGCCGGGAAGGCAAAGGTGGCCGGCACGCTCGTCTGCGTGGGCGGCTCCATGATCATGCCCTTGTACAAGGGCCCGCTCCTCAAGGTCCCGGCCTCCCCTGTCCACTGGCGCTACGCGGAGCACGCCGCCATCGTCGCCGCGGAGGTGCCACCGGCCAGTACTGGCCTCGGCGACGCCCTTGTCATCCTCAGCGCCGTCGCCTGGGCCGCCTGGCTCGTCATGCAG AACAAGGCGTCGGAGGATTTCTCGGCGCCGTACACCAGCACGACGATCATGTCCCTCATAGTATCGGTCGAGTGCGCGGTCGTCAGCGCCGCCGTGGACCGGAGCCTCGCCGTGTGGAACCTTGGGCTCGGCATCAGGCTCTACACCGTGCTCTACATG GGGATCGTTGGCTGGGGTGTCACGTTCGCAGTGATGGCGTGGCGCATCCAGGTGCGCGGCCCGCTCTTCGTCTCCATGTTCAACCCAGTGGtgctcgtcgtcgtcgccgttcTCGGGTGGGCTAGCCTCGACGAGCAGCTGCACGTCGGAAG TGCGATAGGTTCTGCTCTCATTATTGGTGGGTTGTACATGGTGCTGTGGGGCAAGGGGAGTGAGATGAGCAGACCGGCGGCCCTAGTCGACGGCAAAGGTGGATCGGAGATCACCGCGAAGGGCCCGGAGCCGAAGAACGACCACGCCGATTCCTCCTTGCTGGTTTGA
- the LOC109784171 gene encoding putative G-type lectin S-receptor-like serine/threonine-protein kinase At1g61610 isoform X1 yields the protein MACIPILILLSLSSFCKSDDQLTYAKPLASGDTLVSKGGDFALGFFSPTSSSPSLYLGIWYHNIPKHTVVWVANRNKPITSSVSAELGIRNTSGLILSDSQGQTVWATNNKITAGDNGVDAVILDTGNLVLRSSNGTVIWQSFDHPTDTLLPGMRFVLSYKDRVVGRLVAWKGPDDPSDGDFSLGLDPSSNLQLVIWHGTRLYCRTMVRNSITVGGGPYRSNTSSILYQTATDVGDQYYFVYTVSDGSPYVRMMVDYTGKMKILSWSDSSSSWTVIGEVPTACDFYASCGSFGYCDFTGTVHTCQCLDGYELDGLDFSRGCRRMEPLKCGKPNHFVALPVLMVPANFLHIKNRSFDQCAAECSSNCSCTAYAYANLSSDGTYEDPSRCLVWTGELVDTQKFSNNGENLYLRLADSPDQKNNNLVKVVTPIIASLVILTCIAFVTVCIYRGKWRNKEIKQRQMLRYVSSPNEIGGEYVGFPFVSFEDIATATDNFSDSNQIGRGGFGKVYKGLLEGGKEVAVKRLSEGSRQGIAEFKNEIVLFAKLQHKNLVRLLGCSIYGDERLLIYEYLPNKSLDAFLFGAARQSVLDWPTRFKIIKGVARGLLYLHQDSRLTIIHRDLKASNILLDTKMNPKISDFGMARIFGENQQDAKTTRVVGTYGYMSPEYVMGGAFSVKSDIYSFGVLLLEIVSGFKISSSELTTNFSNLIAYAWRLWEDGKAAELVESSVIERCPLEEAVRCIHVGLLCVQNHPDDRPLMSSVIFMLENGSALVPAPKKPAYYALGNCEVGEMIEQIGNSVNGISITTLDGR from the exons ATGGCCTGCATCCCCATTTTGATTCTACTATCCTTGAGTTCATTCTGCAAATCCGATGACCAGCTCACATATGCAAAGCCACTTGCCTCAGGCGACACTCTGGTCTCCAAGGGCGGGGACTTTGCGCTTGGCTTCTTCTCCCCGACCAGCTCCAGCCCTAGCCTCTACCTTGGCATATGGTACCACAACATCCCCAAACACACGGTTGTTTGGGTTGCAAACCGCAACAAACCAATCACCTCCTCTGTTTCTGCAGAGCTTGGCATCAGAAACACTTCTGGCCTGATCTTGTCTGATTCCCAAGGCCAAACTGTTTGGGCAACCAACAACAAAATCACCGCTGGAGATAACGGAGTTGATGCAGTGATCCTCGACACGGGGAACTTGGTCCTCCGGTCATCCAACGGCACAGTCATATGGCAAAGCTTTGATCACCCGACGGACACCCTCCTTCCTGGCATGAGGTTCGTGCTGAGTTATAAAGATCGCGTGGTTGGGCGTCTTGTTGCTTGGAAGGGCCCTGACGACCCTTCCGATGGAGATTTTTCTCTTGGCCTTGACCCCAGTTCAAACCTTCAGCTAGTAATTTGGCATGGAACTAGGTTGTACTGCCGCACCATGGTTCGAAACAGTATAACTGTAGGTGGAGGACCATATCGGAGCAACACCAGCTCCATCCTGTACCAAACAGCCACTGACGTTGGAGACCAGTACTACTTTGTGTACACAGTCTCCGATGGCTCACCATATGTGCGTATGATGGTTGACTACACTGGAAAAATGAAGATATTGAGTTGGAGCGACTCCTCGTCTTCATGGACAGTCATCGGCGAGGTCCCCACTGCCTGCGACTTCTACGCCTCGTGTGGCTCATTCGGCTATTGTGATTTCACTGGAACTGTCCACACATGCCAGTGCCTTGATGGGTACGAGCTTGATGGTCTTGACTTCTCCAGAGGATGTCGGAGAATGGAACCTCTGAAATGTGGAAAGCCAAATCATTTTGTGGCTTTGCCTGTGCTGATGGTCCCGGCCAACTTCTTGCACATCAAGAACAGAAGTTTCGACCAGTGCGCGGCTGAGTGCAGCAGCAATTGCTCGTGTACAGCATATGCATATGCTAACTTGAGCAGTGATGGCACTTATGAAGACCCATCAAGGTGCTTAGTCTGGACAGGGGAGCTTGTTGACACACAGAAGTTCAGCAACAATGGCGAGAATCTGTACCTCCGGCTTGCTGACTCTCCAG ATCAAAAGAACAACAATTTGGTAAAGGTTGTAACCCCGATTATTGCAAGTCTGGTGATACTGACATGCATAGCCTTTGTAACGGTATGCATATACAGAG GCAAGTGGCGAAACAAGGAAATCAAGCAGAGACAGATGTTAAGATATGTCAGCTCTCCAAATGAAATTGGAGGCGAATATGTGGGGTTTCCCTTTGTTAGCTTCGAAGACATTGCTACAGCAACGGATAATTTCTCTGACTCCAACCAAATTGGAAGGGGAGGTTTCGGCAAAGTTTACAAG GGATTGCTGGAAGGTGGCAAGGAAGTTGCTGTCAAAAGGCTTAGTGAGGGTTCTAGGCAAGGTATTGCGGAGTTTAAGAATGAAATAGTTCTATTTGCTAAATTGCAGCATAAAAACTTAGTCAGACTTCTTGGCTGCTCCATTTACGGAGATGAGAGACTACTGATCTATGAATACTTACCCAACAAAAGTTTGGATGCTTTCCTTTTTG GTGCTGCAAGACAATCTGTGCTTGATTGGCCCACACGGTTTAAGATAATTAAAGGTGTAGCAAGAGGGCTTCTTTATCTTCACCAAGATTCACGATTAACTATCATTCATAGAGATCTCAAAGCAAGTAACATTTTGTTGGACACAAAAATGAATCCCAAAATATCAGATTTCGGTATGGCAAGGATCTTTGGTGAAAACCAGCAGGATGCAAAGACTACGCGAGTTGTTGGTACATA TGGTTACATGTCACCAGAATATGTGATGGGAGGTGCCTTTTCTGTAAAATCAGACATTTATAGCTTTGGTGTACTTCTCTTGGAGATTGTAAGTGGTTTCAAGATCAGCTCATCAGAACTCACAACCAACTTCTCCAACCTTATAGCTTAT GCATGGAGACTATGGGAAGACGGAAAGGCCGCTGAATTGGTGGAATCTTCAGTCATAGAGAGGTGCCCCCTAGAAGAAGCTGTGCGGTGCATTCATGTAGGactcttgtgtgttcaaaaccaTCCTGATGATCGCCCCCTAATGTCATCCGTTATATTTATGTTGGAAAATGGAAGTGCACTGGTTCCAGCGCCAAAGAAACCCGCGTATTATGCTCTAGGTAATTGTGAAGTCGGAGAAATGATAGAACAGATTGGAAATTCTGTGAATGGGATAAGCATCACAACTCTAGATGGCCGTTAG
- the LOC109784171 gene encoding putative G-type lectin S-receptor-like serine/threonine-protein kinase At1g61610 isoform X2 translates to MACIPILILLSLSSFCKSDDQLTYAKPLASGDTLVSKGGDFALGFFSPTSSSPSLYLGIWYHNIPKHTVVWVANRNKPITSSVSAELGIRNTSGLILSDSQGQTVWATNNKITAGDNGVDAVILDTGNLVLRSSNGTVIWQSFDHPTDTLLPGMRFVLSYKDRVVGRLVAWKGPDDPSDGDFSLGLDPSSNLQLVIWHGTRLYCRTMVRNSITVGGGPYRSNTSSILYQTATDVGDQYYFVYTVSDGSPYVRMMVDYTGKMKILSWSDSSSSWTVIGEVPTACDFYASCGSFGYCDFTGTVHTCQCLDGYELDGLDFSRGCRRMEPLKCGKPNHFVALPVLMVPANFLHIKNRSFDQCAAECSSNCSCTAYAYANLSSDGTYEDPSRCLVWTGELVDTQKFSNNGENLYLRLADSPGSNAIIFADQKNNNLVKVVTPIIASLVILTCIAFVTVCIYRGKWRNKEIKQRQMLRYVSSPNEIGGEYVGFPFVSFEDIATATDNFSDSNQIGRGGFGKVYKGLLEGGKEVAVKRLSEGSRQGIAEFKNEIVLFAKLQHKNLVRLLGCSIYGDERLLIYEYLPNKSLDAFLFGAARQSVLDWPTRFKIIKGVARGLLYLHQDSRLTIIHRDLKASNILLDTKMNPKISDFGMARIFGENQQDAKTTRVVGTYGYMSPEYVMGGAFSVKSDIYSFGVLLLEIVSGFKISSSELTTNFSNLIAYAWRLWEDGKAAELVESSVIERCPLEEAVRCIHVGLLCVQNHPDDRPLMSSVIFMLENGSALVPAPKKPAYYALGNCEVGEMIEQIGNSVNGISITTLDGR, encoded by the exons ATGGCCTGCATCCCCATTTTGATTCTACTATCCTTGAGTTCATTCTGCAAATCCGATGACCAGCTCACATATGCAAAGCCACTTGCCTCAGGCGACACTCTGGTCTCCAAGGGCGGGGACTTTGCGCTTGGCTTCTTCTCCCCGACCAGCTCCAGCCCTAGCCTCTACCTTGGCATATGGTACCACAACATCCCCAAACACACGGTTGTTTGGGTTGCAAACCGCAACAAACCAATCACCTCCTCTGTTTCTGCAGAGCTTGGCATCAGAAACACTTCTGGCCTGATCTTGTCTGATTCCCAAGGCCAAACTGTTTGGGCAACCAACAACAAAATCACCGCTGGAGATAACGGAGTTGATGCAGTGATCCTCGACACGGGGAACTTGGTCCTCCGGTCATCCAACGGCACAGTCATATGGCAAAGCTTTGATCACCCGACGGACACCCTCCTTCCTGGCATGAGGTTCGTGCTGAGTTATAAAGATCGCGTGGTTGGGCGTCTTGTTGCTTGGAAGGGCCCTGACGACCCTTCCGATGGAGATTTTTCTCTTGGCCTTGACCCCAGTTCAAACCTTCAGCTAGTAATTTGGCATGGAACTAGGTTGTACTGCCGCACCATGGTTCGAAACAGTATAACTGTAGGTGGAGGACCATATCGGAGCAACACCAGCTCCATCCTGTACCAAACAGCCACTGACGTTGGAGACCAGTACTACTTTGTGTACACAGTCTCCGATGGCTCACCATATGTGCGTATGATGGTTGACTACACTGGAAAAATGAAGATATTGAGTTGGAGCGACTCCTCGTCTTCATGGACAGTCATCGGCGAGGTCCCCACTGCCTGCGACTTCTACGCCTCGTGTGGCTCATTCGGCTATTGTGATTTCACTGGAACTGTCCACACATGCCAGTGCCTTGATGGGTACGAGCTTGATGGTCTTGACTTCTCCAGAGGATGTCGGAGAATGGAACCTCTGAAATGTGGAAAGCCAAATCATTTTGTGGCTTTGCCTGTGCTGATGGTCCCGGCCAACTTCTTGCACATCAAGAACAGAAGTTTCGACCAGTGCGCGGCTGAGTGCAGCAGCAATTGCTCGTGTACAGCATATGCATATGCTAACTTGAGCAGTGATGGCACTTATGAAGACCCATCAAGGTGCTTAGTCTGGACAGGGGAGCTTGTTGACACACAGAAGTTCAGCAACAATGGCGAGAATCTGTACCTCCGGCTTGCTGACTCTCCAGG AAGTAATGCCATAATTTTTGCAGATCAAAAGAACAACAATTTGGTAAAGGTTGTAACCCCGATTATTGCAAGTCTGGTGATACTGACATGCATAGCCTTTGTAACGGTATGCATATACAGAG GCAAGTGGCGAAACAAGGAAATCAAGCAGAGACAGATGTTAAGATATGTCAGCTCTCCAAATGAAATTGGAGGCGAATATGTGGGGTTTCCCTTTGTTAGCTTCGAAGACATTGCTACAGCAACGGATAATTTCTCTGACTCCAACCAAATTGGAAGGGGAGGTTTCGGCAAAGTTTACAAG GGATTGCTGGAAGGTGGCAAGGAAGTTGCTGTCAAAAGGCTTAGTGAGGGTTCTAGGCAAGGTATTGCGGAGTTTAAGAATGAAATAGTTCTATTTGCTAAATTGCAGCATAAAAACTTAGTCAGACTTCTTGGCTGCTCCATTTACGGAGATGAGAGACTACTGATCTATGAATACTTACCCAACAAAAGTTTGGATGCTTTCCTTTTTG GTGCTGCAAGACAATCTGTGCTTGATTGGCCCACACGGTTTAAGATAATTAAAGGTGTAGCAAGAGGGCTTCTTTATCTTCACCAAGATTCACGATTAACTATCATTCATAGAGATCTCAAAGCAAGTAACATTTTGTTGGACACAAAAATGAATCCCAAAATATCAGATTTCGGTATGGCAAGGATCTTTGGTGAAAACCAGCAGGATGCAAAGACTACGCGAGTTGTTGGTACATA TGGTTACATGTCACCAGAATATGTGATGGGAGGTGCCTTTTCTGTAAAATCAGACATTTATAGCTTTGGTGTACTTCTCTTGGAGATTGTAAGTGGTTTCAAGATCAGCTCATCAGAACTCACAACCAACTTCTCCAACCTTATAGCTTAT GCATGGAGACTATGGGAAGACGGAAAGGCCGCTGAATTGGTGGAATCTTCAGTCATAGAGAGGTGCCCCCTAGAAGAAGCTGTGCGGTGCATTCATGTAGGactcttgtgtgttcaaaaccaTCCTGATGATCGCCCCCTAATGTCATCCGTTATATTTATGTTGGAAAATGGAAGTGCACTGGTTCCAGCGCCAAAGAAACCCGCGTATTATGCTCTAGGTAATTGTGAAGTCGGAGAAATGATAGAACAGATTGGAAATTCTGTGAATGGGATAAGCATCACAACTCTAGATGGCCGTTAG